ATTTTTTCTTGTCTTAGTTGCTCCAACAGAAATTGCATTGTATGCTAGCTGTGTATCATCTATCCACTTTCCATTTGGTATTTCATCATCATTGCCATTTCCGGCTGCAAAAATATTTAAAACACCATATTTTCTAGAAATATAATCAATAAAATATGATGAATCATTATATTCAACTTCAAATCCATTACTACTTCCATAACTGTGATTTATAACTCTTACTCCATTATCAATTACCATTCATTCTATGGATTTTTGTCATTCACTATTAGTGTGCAAAAAACTGGAATAAAATATTTTAGCATTATTATTTATACCTGTTTTACCTGCTAGTATATGACTGACCTCTGTTCCATGTTGATATCTGGGCTTATTTCTTCGACTCCCTTTATCTGGGTAATCATTATATTTAGTTATTGGTGTATGTCTAAATCTAGATTGTCCACCTAAAAAAAGATTTCTTGCTTCTAGTACACCCACTTTTGACATATTTCAATTATTTTCTAATTCTTTTATTCTATAAGATTTTAAATTAATATCATTAAAGATTTTTTTATTGTCAAAACTAGTATATTGAGAATATATATCTTTATCTGATTGGATTATTCCATTTGATGAACTTTTGCTAGAAGAACCACTTGAACTGCTTGAACTGCTTGAACCACCAGAACTTCCTGAACGATTTGGTAGTTCAAAATTAGCAAAATCTTCAGTCGGGAAGTAAATTTTTGATTCAGAGTATTCTTTTTTAAAGAAAATTATTTTTTTAACAAACTCTAATTTATTACTTTCATTTATAAAATCTTCAGCCTCTTTTACTTCATCAAAATTTACTCAAATTATAGGAAGAACTTGACTAGTTTTTATTGAAGATTTTGCTTTATCATTTTTTACGAGTAATTTAATTTTATTACTTAAGTTTTGAACTTTTTCTGCAAAAGTTCCTTTTTCTTGGCTGACATCCAAATAGAGTTTGATTTCTAATTCATCTTTTACTTTAATATCTGAATTTGATTCAGAATTTAAAATTTTAGGAACTTTTCAAATATTTGTGATATACTTATTTCCTGAGAAATTTGCAGAGGCTAATGAGTTATTTTTAGTTAGTGATACATTATCGTTATTTGTATAATTGTTAAAATCATTACTATAAGTAATTGAAGAAAAAGAGAAAATTGCTAAGCCTGAGAGTATAGAGATAGCAATAGGAAGTATAAATTTTTTTAACTTTTTCATATAAGCCTTTCATTTTTTAATTTTTTAAAAATAAAGAAAATAAATAGATAAGTTTTAAAATATATTGAATTTGCTAGATTTCGTTATTTTAAGATTTATTTATATTTTCTTTATAAATTTTACATAGTAAATTAATATTATGCAAGAATATTATACATTATTTTTTTAATTTGTAATTTTTTAATCTTTTCTTCTTTTAAAGTGGACAGTACAAGAATTCATTTTTAAAAAAATAAGTTAATTCGCAAAACTTTTTTTCGAAACAAAGTTTAATAATTGTTAAAAATAACCTTCATTTTAGAAGGTTATTTTTTAATTATAAAATATCGTATCGTAATTTAACTTTAAATTTTTTCAAAATAAATACAAATTATTTACTTAAATATCTGTCAAAAAATTTATAAAATACTTTCTAAATCAAAATCTGAAATAAATTCAATGTTTTTGCTTTTCGGAAATGCTACTATAGAAATAGCAGCTCCATAAGCAGGAAGTTCTGCAGAGTCAATTCCGCTGTAAAATCTATTTTTTAAATAAAAGAGTTTCTTTTTATTTAGAAGTCCAAAATACAGAAAATCCATTCTCTGAGGTTGTAAATTTACATTTCAATAATAAAAAGGGTATTCTTCTGCAATAAAATATAAATTATATGTTTTAAAAACATCTTCAATACTTGTGTTTTTAAAATGTTTCTCAAAATAACTTTGGAAGATTGGTTCAATGACTCCTTTGTTTATTCGGTTAAAGTCATTGACTGATTTAAGTGTAATATTTTGTGAGTTTCAATTGCTCATAAAAGAATCAAATTTTTGATTATTTTCTTTATCTACAGCCTCTCATTTTTCTAACAACTTTATAGCATCTTTTTCATGATTTTCTACTATTTCTTTTCATTTTCTTTGTATTTCTTTTCTTTCATTACTTATTCTAATATCTGGATTCACACGCCAAGTGTCAGATGAAAATTTAAGAGAATCTCTAGATAGTCAAAAAATGCTTAAATTATAATGTTTTTGATAATAATCAAAATTATCAACCATATCTTTAGTGACGTATTTCTCATAAAATTTCTTTTTGTCTTCTTCAGTAGTTATTTTATTACAAGATATTAGTGTCACTAATGAAGATATAGAAGTTGAAAATATTAACAAAAACTTTTTTCATTTTTTCATATATTTTATTCTCCTTCATTAAAGATAGTGTGAGTTACTGAAAAAACATCTGAAGCTGAGTTATCAAATAAAGTGGATTTATATTGTTTAACTTTGTATCTATAGGTTCCGCTTTCTAAAACTTTTAATGAACTCATTAATATTATTTATACAACGTAAACATCTAATCTATCAACTGGATAAGCGAAATTACTTACAGCCATTATACTAATCTGAACACCATTTAAATCGAAATAATCCTTGTTTTTTGTGTTAATAAACAATAATTTTGATTGATCTATACGATCGTAATATCACTTACCTAAAGAACGTTCTTTAATCTCATTGTTTTCAACACCAAGTTTTTTAACAATTAAATAAAAACGTTGTCCATTAAAAAGGTTTGTTTGAGAATTGATAGAGCCAGTTCATTCATCAGTAAAATAATTTTTAATATAATCTTGAAACACATTTTTTAAAATATCATTTAATTTTGAATAATCTTCATAATTGGTAATTAAATTTAATTTAAAATCTGCATTTTTAATAAAATCATTAAATTTTTCTTGATTTTGAAGGTATTTTTCTCTTTCTTCTTGAGTAATTAAACCAGGTTTTATAAAAAGATTTGGTAATTCTTCATCACTTATTTTACCTACTGTTTGAGTAGTTTTTAAAGTATATTTAGAAAGCCGATAATTTTTTTCATTAAAGAATTTAATATATTTATCTAAATAACGTGGATTACTTCTTTTTTGAAATATTAAATCTTCCAAAGTTAAATCTTGTGAATTTGTTTGTTTTGCTTGTGTTTCAATTCTTTGTACATTAAAAGCTAAAGCAACTATAACTATAGCTTCAATAGTAGCTATGCCTGCAAAAATTCATCATTTTTTAATTTTATTTAACATATATCACCTCTTGTTTATTTTTATAATATAAAATTCTAAAATTAAACTTCTTTTTTCTTCCTATTTATTTGGAAGATAAATTTTACATAATAGCACTAACATCTTCTTCATTAGCAAATTCAATATTTTCAGCTTTAGGAAATACAGCTATAGATATTAAAGCCCCAGGAGGTCCATACTGTGCATTAATAATTTCTGGATTATAATTTGAACGAATTAAATACAATTTCTTTTGAGTTTTTACTAAATCAAAGTAAAACAAATTAGTTTGATTTAATCTCACATCTCCACTATAATCACCACTTTCATCTACATAGTAAAACAAGTTATACTTTTTAAAAAAATCAGAATAATTTAAATTTGGAAAATTTATTTTTAAATAATCTTCTAAAGCAGGTTTAATTATTTTAGGATTTGTGTTTTTTAAATCTTTTTCAGATTTTAATACTATTTTTTTGTAAAAATCAACTGCTGTTGAATTTTCAAAATAAATTCTGTTTTCCTCACGTTGTTTTTTTAATTTCTCTCTTTCTTCTGTGCGCAATTTATCATCTTTTATATCTTCAATTTTTGATTTTTCTTCATATTCCCTTCTTGATACTAGCCCCTTTTCGGGATCAAAATTTTCAAAATAAAAAGACTTTCTTGGCACTCAATAAAAATTGAAAAAATATTTTTCTCTATAGTATTTGTAATTGTTAACAAGATTTTCGTAAACATTATCTAAAAAAAATTTTACTTCAGGTTTATCTCTGTTCGAAATTTCTTTTTTTGGTGTTTTAGGATTTAGAAAATTTTCTTGACAAGAAATCAAAGAGAATATACCGACAGTAGCAACAAAAGGTAAAAATAAAAGTTTTATTTTTTTCATATCACCGCCTTTATAATTAATTTATATTGACTAATTTGTAGTCTTAAAAAAATTGTTTTTTATATTTGATATATTTTAATTTTAACTAATTTTTCAAAATATTCATTAAATTAAAAAATCTTAAATATTTAATAACTAGTTCATTTTTTTGCTTTAATTATCAAAAAATAAAGCTTAATAAAAATTAATTTAAACTATGATTTTAAATTTTGTGGAAATAAAAATAAAATATTATAGTAAGTTCAATTCGCAACTTTTTAATTGCATAATGTTCTTTTTGCATTTTTATTAAATATGTTAATTATCATAATTTAATTAAAAAAATACGTTTTTATATTTATAAAAACGTATTTTTCACAATAAAATTATTTTTAAAAAAGAGCAAAAGTAATAAATTAAAATAAAAGTTTAAAAATATTAATTAAAATGATTTTTTAGTTGTTTTATAGATTCACCATTTTTATTTTTAACATTTGCTAAAGCTCTGTTATATCAGAGAATTAATGTAGTTAAAGATTGTATTATATTTTCTATTTTTTCACCTACAAATTTTACATCCTCAGTTAATTCATACTCTTTGTCAGAAATACCATATTTTATTCTAATTTTTGGTAGTTCAGGTCAATGTTTCTTCTTAGCTTCACTTTCACCTTCTATGCTTTTAATGCCTCTGATGTATGAACCCTTTTTGACTATTATAGTTTCAGAATCATGTATATATAAATATATTTTTTTATCCAAATAAGAATGATTTTTTAAATTAGAATAGTCAAAAATTCATTCTGAAGTTTTACTTATATTTTTTTATCTGATTTTTTAGATAATCATCAATTTTTAACTAAATCAGAAAGATAAATTCCATTTTCATCCGTAATTAATTTGTAGTCTTCTTCAAAAACAAAGTCTCAATAAGGATTTGAAGCAGCAATAGACTTATAACAAGTAAGTTTCATTAAAATTTTTTCTAATGAATTTCTATTTCTGTTAAATGTCAAAACTATGTCTTTTGATAATACTTCCATACTGTCGGATTTTAAAAACTCTAATCTAAATTTAGTTACACTATTTTGTAAATCTAAAGGTAAATTTTTAAATTCTTCGCTTTTTATACTTCAAATATAAGAATCTTTTTTAATTGTTATATTTTGTGAATCTTTTATAAAGAAAAATATTTTTTTAGATGAGTCAGGATATTTAAAAGTTAATGTTAAATTATTATTCGCATCAAAAAAATCTTTTATTAAACCTTTAGTAAAGTTAAAATTTGGTAATTTTTCATTTCGTTTTTCAGTCTCTGACAGTTTTTCATTAAATAGAGTTTTGAATTTTTTACTTTCTTTTATAAAATCTAATAAAAAGATTTTTCTAGACGCAAATAGAATTAATTCGAAAATTTCCTTAGCGTCCTTTTTTGCACTTTCACTTAAATTAGTTTCGTTATTTGTTAGTTTGTTATCAGGTTGTATCTTATTATTTTGAAATTCTCAAATGAATTTATTTTCTAAAAGTAAAAGTAGGTCAGTAGAAGCATATGGGTTCTGAATACCAAAAATTCATATTTTTTTTATTTCTTCTTTTTTAAAGTGATCTTGAATTCTATTTAAAATTTCTCTACTTTGACCTATATAAACTCCAGAATTTGAAATTCATATATAAATAGCAATTTTATTATTTAATCATTCTTGGAAATCACCTATTCTCTTTTTGTCTTCTTCTCTAATTTTTCCCTTTGTTAAACCAAAATATAGTTTTATTTCATCATCAGATAAATAGGAATAAAACAAAGTGGTTTCTGCTTTTTTTAATTTAAATTGTACAAATTCGCCATATTCTTTTTCAGAACTGTAAGTTAAGTTATTTATTTTTGTGATCATAATTTCCTCGTCTTGAATACATTTTTAAGATAATACTATAAACAATATAATTAGAACAAAAAAAAAAAAAAAAACAAGCAAATTGTGAGCAGATCCCCTTTTCTTAAGAAAATAGAAAAGGGGATCTGCTCATTTGTGGTTTTTGATTACCAAATTTATTTTTTAATTTTCTTTAAAATAATCTCTTAAAGTTTTATTATCGTTTTTTATTTTTAAATCACCATTGCTCACAAAATATGATAAAAATGCCATTAAAATTTTATTAACAGAGCAATTAATAATTTCCACATCTTCTTGTATTTGCTGATATTTTTGAGAGTATGTTAGATATTTTTCAATATTTTAGCTCTTTTAAAAACGTCTTCTTTAGTGCGCAGTCAATTTCTATTATTAAGCAAATGGTTACCAGGGCGTATAATATAACTTCCTTTTTTAACAATTATTGTGTTGTTATCATTACTTTTAAATTCTTTTATAAAAATTTCAATTGGATATTTAGATTCATAAGTTAAAGTAATACCTTGATTTAATTTAAAAAATTCAAGATTTCAATCTTTTATGTTTGTATAAGTATTGTTGGGTTTTTTCAAAGGAAAAGGAAAAATCTCGTTATTTTGCGTAGTTATATTTTTTTTAGAAGTGTTTTGAATAGTTGCTTCGTATCTTTCATCATATGTTTGTTTATTCTCAACATCATTAATTAATTCTTTGTTATTTGTTGCTGTGCCAAAATTATTTGAATTTTCATTTTTTATTTCTTGTACTTGTACATTTTTAATATAAGAATTTTGTGATTTTTTTGTTTTTTTAAAGGGAAATAAATTAAAAGAACAGTAAATTGTTTCACAAATATTTATAAATTTTCTTAGTTCTTCTTCCTGTTCTTCATTTAAGCGGGTAGAATCTCCGCTCTTTTTATTTTCTAAATCTTTCTCTAATTCATACTGATCAATTAATTGACTTTCGACAAATTTAAATGAATCATTATATGAACCACCACGTTTTTGGTCAAAAGTAAAAATAAATATTTTTTGAATATCATCTGATCATTCTTTTGTTTTAGTATGATTATTAAATCTGTCTATATAATCTCCTTGACCTATATATTTTTTACCATTTTTTAAAATATATATGTAAACACCTTTTCAATTTAATTGATGGTTATTTTTTATAAATGTATTTTTTTCTTTAAATTCTTCAGATCTTATGTAATCAGACCCAAATTTTTCAATATTAAAATAATAACAAACAATACTTTTAGAATTTAATCCGCTAATTTCGCTACTTTTAGTGTCTAAGTATAAAATTTCGTTATTTTTGTTGAACGAAATATTTGTATTTTTTAGAGTTATATTATTATATGCTCAAAACATAACTTACTTTCTTTGTAGAATAGAATATGATTTTAAATTTTCCCAAAAAAAAAAAAAAACAAGTAAAACGAATCGATAAGAAGAAAAAACCACTGAAAAATCAGTAGTTTTTACGATTATTATTTCTATTTGTTTTCTTTAAATTCTTCAAAATATTTATATATTCAATGATTTGTTTCTTTTATTTTGAGAGCTCCATCTGCTCAATAACTTCCATTAAAAGCTCTAACTATATTTGTTATTTTAGTATTATTGATTATTAAATCTTGTTCTAAAATACCTTCTTCTTTTGGTAAGAATTGTTTTCTTCAATTTTTAGTTTCTTTATTTGCGGTTTTTGATTCAGGGAAAATAAAAGAACCTTTTTTTACTATAAAGGTGTTATTTGTATTATTTTCGAAATGTTCAATAAAAATTTCTACAGATTTACCTTTTGTTTTTAGTAATAAGGTAATTTTGTTATTTACTCTGAAAAAATTTTCAAGCCATTCATTTATTGTACTTAAATCTTTAATTTTGTTTTTTGGTTGTTGAATTTCTACAGAAAAATTATTATTTGAAATAGTTAAGTTTTCTTTATTATTTTGAGAAAAGTCTTCGTTTTTTGTTCTTTTACTTTTATTTATACTTTTTCGATCAATTAAATCTAAGTTGAAAAATTTAAAAGTACGCTTTGCTTCTTCTACTAATTTCTTGCAGTATACTTCTGCGTTTGGGTTTAAAGTTTGTTTTACACATTCCTTATTGTGAGTATTTGCTAATCCAACTTCATCAATTAATGCTCATTCTATATATTTAGTATATTTTTTATCTCACTTTTCTTGTTTTTGTTTTTTGGTAATGATAAATACTTTATCAATATTTTCTAGTCGAGGAACACTTCCTCTTGTATGTTCAGAATATCTATGATAATACTTACCTTCTCCTATATAAGGGATGCCATTGGAATAATAAATATATATACCTGTTTTATATTGATTAGAATCAAAGTGAGCATCATTTTTGAAAATTTTAGGTCCGTAATTATCTTGATATTCTTTAGAAGTTAGAAAAAAATCTTCTATTAATTCTTTACTATTTAAGTAATAAAATTCTAATTCTCATTTGAAATCTTCTGATTCTGCAGTTGTTAATGGGTGTTCTGAAGAAAATTTTAAAAACATTAAATCATTTTTTTTATTAAATAAAATTCTTGTTTTACCGAATATAGATTTTAATTTGCTATTCATAATAATAAATTAAAGCAAAAAAAAAAAAAAAAAGCAAGAAAATAAGCAGATCCCCTTTTCTTAAGAAAATAGAAAAGGGGATTTTTTATGAAATATTCATTAGAATTTAAATTAGAATGTGTAAAAAAATACAAAAAAGGAATTGAAATTAAAAAGCCTGATTTTGCTAATACAAGTCAGAAAAATTTTTTACATCAAGTAAATTTTTGAGAAAAAATTTATGACAAATTAGGAGTTGAAGGACTTAAGAAAAAACCACGAAATAAAGAATGGACTATAGAAGAAAGATTAAACATAGTTAAAAGATTTTTAGCTGGTGAACCAATTGTTAAAATTTCACTTGAAAATAATCTTAATCCAAGTCAAATATCTTTTTGAACGAAAAAATATTTAGAATCGGGAATTAGTGGTTTAGAATTAAACAAAGGAAGACCAATAATGAAATCTAAAATTATTAATGATAAACGTTCAAAAGTTTCAAAAAATTTAAATAGTAAAGATCAATCTAATTCTCTAACATCTGTATATGAAGAACTCAAACTTCTTAAAGAAGAACTCAAGCATTTAAAAAAAGAGACAAAAAACTTGGAAAAAGAAAATAAACTTTTAAAAAAGGAAAATGAAGTACTAAAAAAAGTGAAAAGCCTTGGTAGAGATCTTTGACTCAAATCAACCAAGGCAAGAAAAATAAAAAATTTATAATAGAGTAAAAGCTGACAAAAGTCTTCGCTTAACTCAAGTATTAAAAGAGTTTTCTATTCCTATATCTACTTTTTATTATGAACTCAAAAAGAGAAGATTTTGACAAGAAAAATGAAGAAATTATAAGCCAAATGAAGCTTATTTTTGATGAAAATAAAGCAAGATATGGAAAAAGAAGAATAAAAGCTGAACTTAATAATAGAGGCTATAAAATTGGACTTAAAAAGTTCGCAGATTAATGGAAAAATTCGATCTCAAAGCAATTTGTCCTAGAAGAAAATACAAATCTTACAAAGGAACTGTTGGCAAAATTGCAGACAACATTTTAAATAGAAATTTTGTCGCAACTCAACCAAATCAAAAATGAACTACAGATGTAACTGAATTTAGCGGATCATTTGGAAAAGCATATTTATCACCAATTTTAGATATGTTTAATGGTGAAGTTATTGCTTGAGATTTGTCTACAAGTGCTAACATCCAACAAATTAGAAAAATGCTTCAAAAAGCTTTTTCCAAACACAAAAATCTTGAAGGTTTAATTTTTCACAGTGATCAAGGTTGACAGTATCAACATAGACAATTTTCAGAAAAATTAAAACAAAAGGAATAATTCAGTCTATGTCTCGAAAAGGAAATTGTTTAGATAATAGCGTTATTGAATCGTTTTTGGAACATTAAAAGAGAATGTTTTTATGGTCGCGAAAAGAATTTTTAACTTTTAAACAACTTCACAAAGCAATTGCAAATTATATTTATTATTACAATCACAAACGAATTAAAGACAAAATAAAATGAATGTCTCCCATTAAATTTAGGGAAACATTCATTTCAAATTATAATTAATTAAAACACTCAAAAATTTTAGAAGAAAAGGGTACCACCTCAAAAAAACGAAAACAAAAATGCAGAAAAATGAAGAGAGAAAGAAGAAAAAACAAAAGAAAAACGAAAACAATATAGAGCAGACCCCCTTTTCTTAGAAAAATAGAAAAGGGGATTTTTTATGAAATATTCATTAGAATTTAAATTATCAAATTCTTTTTTGTTTTCGAGAATAAAATGAGATTGTCTATTATGTTTAAAAAAAATTCTCAAACTTTAATATATTTGCATCTTGTATTTTTTGTTCTGATTCAGATAGTGATCTTCAGCGCATATCATCTTTTAAGTCCTGATCTGGTTTATCTAAAAGTTTAAGCATTTCTCTATGAAGTCAATATGAATTCATAAAATACTTTTTCTGATATTCTTTAAAATTTTTATTAATATTTTTTAAAATTTTATTTTCAAAAAATTCTTTTTTCTCTTGTGAGATTATTCTTTTTCTTGAAGTAATTTATTCCTTGATCAAAATTTAGTCCTTCAAATGGATTTTTATTTTCCTCATCTGTATCTGTAATATTTGTTATATTATCATCTTGTTTTATAGCGCTATTATTAGTTGAATCATCTGACTTTGGTCGGGAAAGATTTGTAGCATCAGATAATGTATTTTCTAGATTAGAAGTGAGAATGTCAGAAGAGTCCATTTTGTCTTTATTAGCAAATTTATTAGATTTAATTTTATTTGTAGCATTAAAGTCACACGCTATTGTTAAAACACTTATAGAGGGGATTGAAAATATTAAGCCCAAAATCTTTATAGAATATAAATTTATTTTTTCTTATTTTTCAAATTAATCTCCCTTTATAGTTTTTATAAACTTTCTTCAAATTTGAAGCAAATTTAATCTTAAAAATAAAAATTATACTTGAACTGATTCTATAACTTTACCAATATCAGAACTTTTAAAAAATGAAACATTTTCAGATTTTTTTAAAGCTATAATACTAATTTGTGCTCCATGATATCAAAGTCTTGCTGGAATTTCATCAGGTCGTTGCGGCACTACAAAATATAATTTTTTAGACTTGATTGAATCAAAGTATCATCAACCTATATCTTGTTTTCGTAGATAATCTGAATAAATAACACTATTACCAGCAAAATAATAAAAATTATATTCATTTAATACTTGTTCTATGTTTTTGTTAGAAAAAAACTTATTTAAATAATCTTGAAAAATAGGTTTTAAAATACTTGTATTTAGGTTGTCAAATTCTTCTTTTGTTTTAAGAATATAATTAGTAGGTTTATTGGAAGTAAAAAAATTTTTAAATTTTTCTTTATTTTCTTTTCTAATTTTTTTTTCATTTTCAGAAAGTTGTGAATCATCTAAATAACTAAAAAAATCATTTGAAAACTTTTTATCAAATTCATCAATATATTGAAGCGTATTCTCATTAAGTAAATATGTATGCATAAAATATTTTTGTTGATATTCTTCAAAATTATCATTCACTTTTTTGAGTATTACATTATTAAAAAAGTCATCTTTAACTTTTCTTTTTGCTTCTCTTAACTTGCTATCAAATTCATCATTTGATTCAGATGTATGATTATTTAGGTTGTTATCAATTTTTGTGTCTTTGCTTGTAATAGTTGAATCAATATCTATTTTATTTGAAGGATTTAAAAAATCAGATGATCCTATTTTTTGCCTACTTAAAAATTTTCTGTTATTCATTTTAATTGCTTGATTTCCTTCACATGACAACATTAAAAAAGAAGTAATAGGAACTAAAATAATTGAGGCGAAAATTCCTAAAAAAGATGAAATATTTTTTCTATTTTTCATATTAATTTTCCTTTGTTATTGTGTGTGTTACGGCAATTGAATCATCTATTGAATTGTTAAATAAAGTTGTTTTATATTTTTTTACTACATATCTATACAATCCGAAGTCCCTGGTTTTAAATTTAATTAATTCAACATTACTTCTTATACTCTGAGAAGAAAATACTGATTCTCATCCCCCTTTATCGTTAATTTTTTCTAAAACTAAATCATAATCAGAGAATAAACTATGTTGTTGTCTACTGTTTGTTTCTTCTCGTTGCAATCTATTTTCATTTATATGTTGATTTTTTCACTCTTTTAGCTTTAGTTCATAATCGATTCCCTGTGCAGTTTGTTTTGCGAGTGCTCATGTTGGGAAAAGTCATTCTCATCAACTTGGATGTTGTAACTCTGGTTTATCTTCTTTTTCTTTTAGTAATCCAGCGTTAAACATTCAACTAAGTGCTATATTTAATTGTTGACCAGGATTTAAAGCTAAAATTTTACTTGTGTATATAATTGCTTCATTATCATTTTTAGAAACTGACATTGTGTGAATGTTTTCAGCAGCTTCTATCATTTTTTCGAAATCAATCAATCCTGCTCCATAAGTTTTATCAAAACCATTACTTTTTTTATTTACAATTTTATATTTAGGTAAATGTGCTGAAGAAGCTAAAATAGACATTGCAATTGGCACTCTATAAGTATCGTTATTTAAATATTTGAATTTTTTAAAAATATTAGATATAGCACCAGTAACCACTGGAGCAGCATAACTAGTACCTAATATAGTTTCGGAATTTTGTAAAATTATTTCTCCAGGAGCTACCACTAAAGGTTTAGGTAAATCTAAATGATTTGGTTCCAAATCTCTATTAGAAAAATATGAAATATCAAAATCATCATTTACATTTTG
This Mycoplasma sp. 1654_15 DNA region includes the following protein-coding sequences:
- a CDS encoding S8 family serine peptidase encodes the protein MKKLKKFILPIAISILSGLAIFSFSSITYSNDFNNYTNNDNVSLTKNNSLASANFSGNKYITNIWKVPKILNSESNSDIKVKDELEIKLYLDVSQEKGTFAEKVQNLSNKIKLLVKNDKAKSSIKTSQVLPIIWVNFDEVKEAEDFINESNKLEFVKKIIFFKKEYSESKIYFPTEDFANFELPNRSGSSGGSSSSSSSSGSSSKSSSNGIIQSDKDIYSQYTSFDNKKIFNDINLKSYRIKELENNWNMSKVGVLEARNLFLGGQSRFRHTPITKYNDYPDKGSRRNKPRYQHGTEVSHILAGKTGINNNAKIFYSSFLHTNSEWQKSIEWMVIDNGVRVINHSYGSSNGFEVEYNDSSYFIDYISRKYGVLNIFAAGNGNDDEIPNGKWIDDTQLAYNAISVGATKTRKNINDDFTIAPYSNRTLESHHTGLPKPLVVAPGTFKNTILNEEINGTSLAAPTVTGAISNIFRQFSYLDNDAYRVPSATVILAASAHLPKNEHLERKSNGLNSTYGAGLIDYEKMIEAARNITTLSTDDSANNSIIFTSQEFNLKQDDNIQIVLSWMFNAGILSKKENEPEAEKVCWWEWFIPWKAHNRQKELDEKHVEELKKWNNTHINNQRLKLNEAKQRQNQALFSDYDLILEKQNNNGDWETQLCSTSIHSNVELINFKVWNSGKYRFKVKKYKSALFKNSVDDRIAVTYTLNKK